From Sporosarcina sp. FSL W7-1349, a single genomic window includes:
- the rpsJ gene encoding 30S ribosomal protein S10, whose translation MAKQKIRIRLKAYDHGILDQSAEKIVETAKRSGASVSGPIPLPTERSVYTILRAVHKYKDSREQFEMRTHKRLIDIVKPTPQTVDALMKLDLPSGVDIEIKL comes from the coding sequence ATGGCAAAACAAAAGATTCGTATCCGTTTGAAAGCATATGATCATGGGATTCTTGATCAATCGGCAGAAAAGATTGTAGAAACTGCAAAACGTTCGGGTGCTAGTGTGTCGGGTCCGATTCCACTACCAACTGAAAGATCGGTTTACACAATCCTTCGTGCGGTACATAAGTACAAAGATTCGCGCGAACAGTTCGAGATGCGTACACACAAACGTCTGATCGATATCGTCAAACCGACTCCACAAACAGTCGATGCGTTGATGAAACTTGATTTACCATCTGGCGTTGACATTGAAATCAAACTCTAA
- the rplC gene encoding 50S ribosomal protein L3 has translation MTKGILGRKVGMTQIFAENGDLIPVTVIEAAPNVVLQKKTAETDGYEAIQLGFEDKREKLANKPEKGHVAKAETAPKRFIREFRGLDVNGYEVGQEVKVDTFAEGDIVDITGTSKGKGFQGVIKRHGQSRGPMSHGSRYHRRPGSMGAVDGQRVFKGKKLPGRTGGKTVTIQNLEIARVDAERNLLLVKGNIPGARKSLIQVKSAVKGN, from the coding sequence ATGACCAAAGGAATCTTAGGAAGAAAAGTCGGTATGACGCAAATCTTTGCTGAAAACGGCGATCTGATCCCAGTGACTGTTATCGAAGCTGCTCCAAACGTAGTTCTTCAAAAGAAAACTGCTGAAACGGACGGTTACGAAGCAATCCAACTTGGATTTGAAGATAAACGTGAAAAGCTTGCAAACAAACCTGAAAAAGGCCACGTTGCAAAAGCTGAAACGGCACCTAAGCGCTTCATTCGCGAATTCCGCGGATTAGACGTAAATGGGTACGAAGTTGGTCAGGAAGTCAAAGTCGATACATTCGCAGAAGGCGATATCGTCGACATTACAGGAACATCAAAAGGTAAAGGATTCCAAGGTGTTATCAAACGCCACGGACAATCACGCGGACCTATGTCCCACGGTTCCCGTTACCACCGTCGTCCCGGTTCCATGGGTGCGGTTGACGGACAACGCGTATTCAAAGGGAAAAAGCTCCCTGGACGTACTGGCGGTAAAACCGTAACAATCCAAAACCTAGAAATCGCACGGGTGGATGCAGAACGCAATCTGCTACTCGTTAAAGGAAACATTCCTGGAGCACGCAAATCACTAATCCAAGTGAAAAGTGCCGTAAAAGGAAACTGA
- the rplV gene encoding 50S ribosomal protein L22, producing MQQAKATARTVRIAPRKVRMVVDLIRGKKVGEAVAILRLTPKAASPVVEKVLNSALANAEHNYEMDVENLVVSEIFVDEGPTMKRFRPRAQGRASAINKRTSHITVVVSEKKEG from the coding sequence ATGCAACAAGCAAAAGCTACTGCCCGCACAGTCCGTATTGCTCCTCGCAAAGTCCGTATGGTCGTTGATCTTATCCGGGGCAAAAAAGTCGGTGAAGCTGTCGCGATTCTACGCCTGACGCCAAAAGCGGCATCTCCGGTTGTAGAGAAGGTATTGAATTCAGCTCTAGCAAACGCTGAACACAACTATGAAATGGATGTCGAAAACCTAGTAGTTAGCGAAATCTTCGTTGACGAAGGTCCGACAATGAAACGTTTCCGTCCACGCGCACAAGGTCGTGCAAGTGCGATCAACAAACGTACGAGCCACATCACTGTAGTGGTATCAGAAAAGAAGGAGGGATAA
- the fusA gene encoding elongation factor G: protein MAREFSLENTRNIGIMAHIDAGKTTTTERILFYTGKIHKIGETHEGASQMDWMEQEQERGITITSAATTAQWKGHRVNIIDTPGHVDFTVEVERSLRVLDGAVTVLDAQSGVEPQTETVWRQATTYGVPRLVFVNKMDKTGADFLYAVKTLHDRLQANAHPIQLPIGAEDTFSGIIDLVEMKATMYGNDLGTDTTIEEIPEEYRAQAEEYREKLIEAIVDFDEDLMEKYLGGEELTVEEIKTAIRKATLAVEFYPVVCGTAFKNKGVQLVLDAVVDYLPSPIDIPPMKGMNPDSEEEEERHSDDNEPFSALAFKVMTDPFVGKLTFFRIYSGVLQSGSYVLNSSKGKRERVGRILQMHANSREEISEVHAGEIAAAVGLKDTGTGDTLCDDKAPIILESMEFPEPVISVAIEPKTKADQDKMGQALAKLQEEDPTFRAHTDQETGEVIIAGMGELHLDIIVDRLRREFKVEANVGAPQVSYRETFRQSAEVEGKFVRQSGGRGQFGHVWIEFSPNEEGKGFEFENAIVGGVVPREYIPAVEAGLRDSLDNGVIAGYPLIDIKARLFDGSYHDVDSNEMAFKIAASMALKNAVSKVNPVLLEPMMKVEVIIPEEYMGDIMGDITSRRGRVEGMEARGNAQVVRAMVPLAEMFGYATSLRSNTQGRGVFSMVFDHYEEVPKSISEEVIKKNKGQ from the coding sequence ATGGCTAGAGAGTTCTCCTTAGAGAATACTCGTAACATTGGTATCATGGCTCACATCGACGCCGGTAAAACGACGACGACAGAGCGGATCCTTTTTTACACTGGTAAGATCCACAAGATCGGTGAAACGCACGAAGGGGCTTCCCAAATGGACTGGATGGAGCAGGAGCAAGAACGTGGAATCACGATCACTTCCGCTGCCACTACAGCACAATGGAAAGGCCACCGTGTTAACATCATCGACACACCAGGACACGTAGACTTCACAGTCGAAGTAGAACGTTCACTTCGTGTACTTGATGGTGCAGTTACAGTTCTTGATGCTCAATCAGGTGTTGAGCCTCAAACTGAAACGGTATGGCGTCAAGCTACGACATATGGTGTTCCACGTCTTGTATTTGTCAACAAAATGGACAAAACGGGTGCGGACTTCCTATATGCAGTGAAGACACTTCATGACCGTCTTCAAGCGAATGCACATCCAATCCAATTACCGATTGGTGCGGAAGATACATTCAGCGGAATCATCGACCTTGTCGAGATGAAAGCGACAATGTACGGGAATGACCTTGGAACAGATACAACTATTGAGGAAATCCCGGAAGAGTACCGTGCGCAAGCTGAAGAATACCGCGAGAAACTAATCGAAGCAATCGTTGACTTTGATGAAGATCTCATGGAAAAATATCTCGGCGGCGAAGAACTAACAGTGGAAGAAATCAAGACTGCAATTCGTAAAGCAACACTTGCAGTTGAGTTCTATCCGGTCGTTTGTGGTACTGCCTTCAAGAACAAAGGGGTCCAACTTGTGCTTGACGCGGTTGTCGACTACCTTCCATCACCGATTGACATTCCTCCGATGAAGGGGATGAACCCTGACTCTGAAGAAGAGGAAGAACGTCATTCAGACGACAACGAGCCATTCTCTGCTCTTGCGTTCAAAGTTATGACAGACCCGTTTGTCGGGAAACTTACATTCTTCCGTATCTATTCCGGCGTACTTCAATCCGGTTCATACGTATTGAACTCGTCAAAAGGCAAACGTGAGCGTGTAGGTCGTATCCTACAAATGCACGCGAACAGCCGTGAAGAAATCTCGGAAGTGCATGCAGGTGAAATCGCTGCAGCAGTTGGTTTGAAAGACACAGGAACAGGCGACACGCTTTGTGACGACAAAGCGCCAATCATCCTGGAGTCCATGGAATTCCCCGAGCCGGTTATTTCGGTTGCGATCGAACCGAAAACAAAAGCGGACCAAGACAAAATGGGTCAAGCCCTTGCCAAGTTGCAAGAAGAAGACCCGACGTTCCGTGCACATACAGACCAAGAAACAGGCGAAGTTATCATTGCTGGTATGGGTGAACTTCACCTTGACATCATTGTTGACCGCTTGAGACGTGAATTTAAAGTGGAAGCGAACGTAGGGGCTCCACAAGTTTCCTACCGTGAAACATTCCGTCAATCTGCTGAAGTCGAAGGTAAATTCGTACGTCAGTCAGGTGGTCGTGGTCAGTTCGGTCACGTATGGATCGAATTCTCCCCGAACGAAGAAGGAAAAGGTTTCGAATTCGAAAACGCAATCGTCGGTGGGGTTGTTCCGCGTGAGTACATCCCAGCAGTTGAAGCAGGTCTACGTGACTCGCTTGACAACGGGGTTATCGCCGGCTATCCATTGATCGATATTAAAGCACGTCTATTCGATGGTTCTTACCACGATGTTGACTCCAACGAAATGGCGTTCAAAATTGCCGCTTCCATGGCATTGAAAAACGCTGTATCGAAAGTTAACCCAGTTCTTCTTGAGCCGATGATGAAAGTAGAAGTCATCATTCCGGAAGAATACATGGGCGACATCATGGGTGACATCACTTCACGCCGTGGACGCGTAGAAGGTATGGAAGCCCGCGGTAACGCACAAGTCGTACGTGCAATGGTACCACTTGCTGAAATGTTCGGTTATGCAACATCTCTTCGTTCTAACACGCAAGGCCGTGGAGTCTTCTCCATGGTATTCGATCACTACGAAGAAGTTCCGAAATCCATTTCAGAAGAAGTTATCAAGAAAAATAAAGGTCAGTAA
- the rplD gene encoding 50S ribosomal protein L4 — MPKVSVLNQTGSAVGDIELNDAIFGIEPNEAVLFETLVQQRASLRQGNHKVKTRAEVAGGGRKPWRQKGTGRARQGSIRSPQWRGGGIVFGPAPRSYSYKLPKKVRRLALRSALSSKVREENLIVLEGLSFDAPKTKEFLKVLSALSIDKKALIVTADLDETVALSARNIPGVSVVTANGINVLDLVGHDKLVMTKAAVQKVEEVLG, encoded by the coding sequence ATGCCTAAAGTATCCGTACTAAACCAGACTGGTTCTGCTGTCGGCGACATCGAACTGAACGATGCGATCTTCGGAATCGAGCCGAATGAAGCAGTCCTATTCGAAACATTGGTTCAACAACGCGCTTCTTTGCGCCAAGGGAACCATAAAGTAAAAACACGCGCGGAAGTCGCTGGCGGCGGCCGTAAACCATGGCGCCAAAAAGGGACTGGACGTGCACGTCAAGGTTCCATCCGTTCACCACAATGGCGTGGCGGTGGTATCGTATTCGGTCCAGCACCACGTAGCTACAGCTACAAATTGCCGAAAAAAGTCCGCAGATTGGCTCTTCGCTCTGCACTTTCTTCAAAAGTACGTGAAGAGAACCTAATCGTTCTTGAAGGACTTTCATTTGATGCGCCAAAAACAAAAGAATTCTTGAAAGTTCTATCCGCTCTTTCTATCGACAAAAAAGCATTGATCGTCACAGCTGATCTAGATGAAACAGTTGCACTATCTGCACGTAACATCCCTGGTGTCAGCGTCGTCACTGCAAACGGCATTAACGTTCTTGACCTTGTCGGACATGACAAACTTGTCATGACGAAAGCAGCAGTCCAAAAAGTAGAGGAGGTGCTTGGTTAA
- the rpsL gene encoding 30S ribosomal protein S12, with protein MPTINQLVRKPRKSKVAGSKSPALGKTYNSFKKSMTNVNSPQKRGVCTRVGTMTPKKPNSALRKYARVRLTNSLEVNAYIPGEGHNLQEHSVVLIRGGRVKDLPGVRYHIVRGALDTAGVTGRMQSRSMYGAKKPKEKK; from the coding sequence ATGCCTACAATTAACCAATTGGTCCGCAAACCACGTAAATCGAAAGTGGCAGGATCTAAATCACCAGCGCTCGGAAAAACTTACAACAGCTTCAAAAAGTCAATGACCAACGTAAACTCTCCACAAAAACGGGGTGTCTGCACACGTGTTGGTACAATGACACCGAAGAAACCGAACTCGGCTCTTCGTAAATATGCACGTGTACGTTTGACGAACTCGTTGGAAGTTAACGCATATATCCCGGGTGAAGGCCACAACCTGCAAGAGCACAGCGTTGTGCTAATCCGCGGCGGTCGTGTAAAAGACTTACCGGGTGTTCGTTACCACATCGTTCGTGGTGCGCTTGACACTGCTGGAGTTACAGGTCGTATGCAAAGCCGTTCTATGTACGGTGCGAAAAAACCAAAAGAAAAGAAATAA
- the rplB gene encoding 50S ribosomal protein L2 encodes MAIKKYKPTSNGRRNMTSSDYSAITTDKPEKSLLAPITRKGGRNNTGRTTVRHQGGGHKRQYRIIDFQRRKDGIPGRVATIEYDPNRSANIALINYADGEKRYILAPKGLQVGMTVMSGPDADIRVGNTLPLENIPMGSTIHNIELKPGKGGQLVRSAGTSAQLLGREGKYVIIRLQSGEVRMILSTCRATIGQVGNEQHELINIGKAGRSRWLGKRPTVRGSVMNPNDHPHGGGEGRTPIGRPSPVTPWGKPALGLKTRKKNKKSDKLIVRRRKK; translated from the coding sequence ATGGCGATTAAGAAATACAAACCTACCTCCAACGGACGTCGTAACATGACTTCTTCGGACTACTCCGCGATCACAACGGATAAGCCGGAAAAATCATTGCTTGCACCGATTACACGGAAAGGCGGCCGTAACAATACAGGTAGGACTACTGTTCGTCACCAAGGTGGCGGCCATAAGCGCCAATACCGGATCATCGATTTCCAACGTCGCAAAGATGGCATTCCAGGACGCGTTGCTACAATCGAATACGATCCAAACCGTTCGGCGAACATCGCTCTAATCAATTATGCAGATGGGGAGAAACGTTACATCCTCGCACCGAAAGGATTGCAAGTCGGCATGACAGTCATGTCTGGTCCGGATGCAGATATCCGCGTGGGTAACACACTTCCACTAGAAAACATTCCAATGGGTTCGACAATCCATAACATCGAGTTGAAACCAGGTAAAGGCGGACAATTGGTACGCTCTGCTGGTACTTCAGCACAATTACTCGGACGTGAAGGCAAATATGTCATCATCCGTCTACAATCTGGCGAAGTCCGGATGATCCTATCCACTTGCCGCGCTACAATCGGTCAAGTCGGAAACGAACAACATGAATTGATCAACATCGGTAAAGCAGGTCGCTCCCGCTGGTTAGGCAAACGCCCAACAGTCCGCGGATCTGTCATGAACCCGAACGATCACCCGCACGGTGGTGGGGAAGGCCGTACACCAATCGGTCGTCCGAGCCCAGTTACTCCTTGGGGTAAACCGGCACTTGGTCTTAAAACGCGTAAGAAAAACAAAAAATCCGACAAACTCATCGTTCGTCGTCGTAAAAAATAA
- the tuf gene encoding elongation factor Tu produces MGKEKFDRSKEHANVGTIGHVDHGKTTLTAAIATVLSKKMGGEAKSYADVDNAPEEKERGITINTSHIEYETDKRHYAHVDCPGHADYVKNMITGAAQMDGGILVVSAADGPMPQTREHILLSRQVGVPYLVVFMNKCDMVDDEELLELVEMEIRDLLSEYEFPGDDIPVIKGSALKALEGEAEWEEKIVELMNAVDEYIPTPPRDTEKPFMMPVEDVFSITGRGTVATGRVERGQVKVGDVVDIVGIVDEAKSTTVTGVEMFRKLLDYAEAGDNIGALLRGVARDDIQRGQVLAKPGTIVPHTKFTSEVYVLSKEEGGRHTPFFSNYRPQFYFRTTDVTGVIELPEGVEMVMPGDNIEMTVELIAPIALEEGTKFSIREGGRTVGAGVVATIQA; encoded by the coding sequence ATGGGAAAAGAAAAATTTGACCGCTCCAAGGAGCACGCTAACGTTGGTACAATCGGTCACGTTGACCATGGTAAAACAACTCTAACTGCTGCAATCGCGACAGTTCTTTCGAAAAAAATGGGTGGAGAAGCGAAATCATACGCAGACGTTGATAACGCACCAGAAGAAAAAGAGCGTGGAATCACGATCAATACTTCACACATCGAGTACGAAACTGACAAACGTCACTACGCACACGTTGACTGCCCAGGTCACGCCGACTATGTTAAAAACATGATCACTGGCGCTGCTCAAATGGACGGCGGTATCCTAGTAGTATCTGCTGCTGATGGCCCAATGCCACAAACTCGTGAGCATATCCTTCTTTCACGTCAAGTAGGTGTTCCTTACCTAGTTGTGTTCATGAACAAATGTGACATGGTTGACGACGAAGAACTTCTTGAACTAGTTGAAATGGAAATCCGTGACCTTCTTTCTGAGTATGAGTTCCCTGGCGATGACATTCCAGTTATCAAAGGTTCTGCTCTAAAAGCTCTTGAAGGCGAAGCAGAGTGGGAAGAGAAAATCGTTGAATTGATGAACGCAGTTGACGAATACATCCCAACACCACCACGTGACACTGAAAAACCATTCATGATGCCAGTTGAGGACGTATTCTCAATCACTGGTCGTGGTACAGTAGCAACAGGCCGCGTTGAGCGTGGACAAGTTAAAGTCGGCGACGTAGTAGACATCGTCGGTATCGTGGACGAAGCAAAATCTACAACTGTTACAGGTGTAGAGATGTTCCGTAAACTTCTTGACTATGCAGAAGCTGGTGACAACATCGGTGCACTTCTTCGTGGGGTAGCACGTGATGACATCCAACGTGGACAAGTTCTAGCTAAACCAGGAACTATCGTTCCACACACTAAATTTACTTCTGAAGTATATGTTCTTTCAAAAGAAGAGGGTGGACGTCACACTCCATTCTTCTCAAACTACCGTCCACAGTTCTACTTCCGTACAACGGACGTAACTGGTGTTATCGAACTTCCAGAAGGCGTAGAAATGGTTATGCCTGGAGATAACATTGAAATGACAGTAGAATTGATCGCTCCAATCGCTCTTGAAGAAGGTACAAAATTCTCAATCCGTGAGGGTGGCCGTACTGTAGGCGCTGGCGTTGTAGCAACAATCCAAGCTTAA
- the rpsS gene encoding 30S ribosomal protein S19, with protein MGRSLKKGPFVDDHLMKKVEVQKDSEKKQVIKTWSRRSTIFPSFIGMTIAVYDGRKHVPVYVTEDMVGHKLGEFAPTRTYKGHGADDKKTRR; from the coding sequence ATGGGCCGCAGCTTGAAAAAAGGACCTTTTGTTGACGATCACCTAATGAAAAAGGTGGAAGTACAAAAGGATTCAGAGAAAAAACAGGTAATCAAAACTTGGTCTCGCCGTTCAACAATCTTCCCGTCGTTCATCGGAATGACGATTGCTGTATACGACGGTCGTAAGCACGTACCTGTTTATGTGACTGAAGATATGGTAGGTCATAAACTAGGTGAATTCGCACCGACGCGCACATACAAAGGACATGGCGCCGACGATAAGAAAACAAGACGTTAA
- the rpsG gene encoding 30S ribosomal protein S7: MPRKGPVAKRDVLPDPIYNSKLVSRLINKMMVDGKKGTSQKILYGAFELIRERSGKDPIEVFEAALNNVMPVLEVRARRVGGANYQVPVEVRPDRRTTLGLRYLVNYSRSRGEKTMEERLANEILDASNNTGASVKRREEMHKMAEANKAFAHYRW; encoded by the coding sequence ATGCCTCGTAAAGGTCCTGTTGCAAAACGTGACGTACTTCCGGATCCAATTTATAATTCGAAACTCGTCTCACGTCTCATCAACAAAATGATGGTTGACGGTAAAAAAGGTACATCCCAAAAAATCCTCTATGGTGCGTTCGAACTTATCAGAGAACGTTCCGGAAAGGATCCAATCGAAGTATTCGAAGCAGCGCTTAACAATGTTATGCCTGTACTTGAGGTCCGCGCACGCCGTGTAGGTGGAGCGAACTACCAAGTTCCAGTTGAAGTCCGTCCGGATCGCCGTACGACTCTCGGCCTTCGTTACCTTGTGAACTATTCCCGCAGCCGCGGTGAAAAAACGATGGAAGAACGTCTTGCGAACGAAATTCTTGACGCTTCCAACAACACAGGTGCTTCCGTAAAACGTCGTGAAGAAATGCACAAAATGGCGGAAGCGAACAAAGCATTCGCTCACTACCGCTGGTAA
- the rplW gene encoding 50S ribosomal protein L23 has product MEARDVLKRPVITERSSEQMEFRKYTFEVDTRANKTHIKQAVEEIFGVDVEKVNVQNYKGKFKRMGRHAGYTNKRRKAIVTLTADSKDIELFEI; this is encoded by the coding sequence ATGGAAGCACGTGATGTATTAAAACGTCCGGTCATTACCGAGCGTTCTTCTGAACAAATGGAATTCAGGAAATATACATTCGAAGTCGACACTCGTGCGAATAAAACGCACATCAAACAAGCAGTCGAAGAAATCTTCGGTGTAGACGTTGAAAAAGTCAACGTTCAGAACTACAAAGGCAAGTTCAAACGTATGGGTCGTCATGCAGGTTACACAAACAAACGCCGTAAAGCGATTGTTACTCTAACTGCAGACTCGAAAGACATCGAACTTTTCGAAATCTGA
- a CDS encoding 50S ribosomal protein L7ae-like protein, translating to MSYEKVEQAKKTIIGTKQTVKAIRAGNVIEVIIAKDAEGRVVTPVLEAAESHGVPVNYVESREKLGNACGIQVGAAVVAITG from the coding sequence ATGTCTTATGAAAAAGTCGAACAGGCAAAAAAGACGATCATCGGTACAAAGCAGACAGTGAAAGCAATACGCGCCGGCAACGTGATTGAGGTCATCATTGCAAAGGATGCCGAAGGGCGAGTCGTCACTCCGGTATTGGAAGCAGCGGAATCTCACGGCGTACCTGTCAACTACGTAGAGTCGAGGGAAAAGCTCGGAAATGCGTGTGGCATACAAGTCGGAGCAGCAGTAGTTGCAATCACTGGATAA